The sequence AAGGACCCCCATATATTGTAGTGGGCCTAAAAGCCTGAACCTAAGCACTTATATACAAAGGGCCCTCTCCATTCCTATCTTCAAAAACAGCAAAAATCAGAAAAATGGGAGAGGTCAATTTAAATGGGTACGGCTCTTTTGAAAATGACTACCGAATCAATAATTTAAGATAGTTAGATTAAATTTATAAGTAAAAAACAGCGAATTTGATAAAGATAACGAAAATACATACCGATATGTACCTTTTCCAGCCCTGTTATTTTTTTGTCAGATGAAAAAAACTTCGGGACAAACAGCCATCAGGCTCTCAACATCCTCTGTAAAAAATGGACATCTACGCTGTATGCCTATATTTAAGAGGGTGAGGGCCGAATTTTCATTCGAACAGATTTTCCCTTTCGTGTCAGATTCATTTTACAGCAACCCTCGACAATTTTTTTCAGTTTTATCTTGTTGCTTTTTGATAATCCGTCCTCGTTCAGAAAATATATTATCTCGGAAACCGTTTCATAGTAGCCTCCGCTTCCCTTGAAGAACAACTCGATAATGGCTGTTAGACTCAAGGGTATGTCGATCAGTTTGGTTAAGGCGGAAAAGAAGAAGAGCAAAAAATTTCGACCTGTGCGGGTGGCCTCAAGCAACTAGTTTAAAATCCAAACTCTTTGTTTCAAACCATTTATCATTTTCTTTGTTACGTTTTATTGCTGTGATTGTTGCCAGGCCTAAAGAGCCTTTTTTTGACCAACTCATCCCATTATGTTTCTGACGGCTTGAGACTACAAGATCATTCATTTTTTCACCGATAGCACTGGAATTACATAAATTCAGTTCTTTCCTTACTGCATAGCAAGGAATGTACGGTTTATTCCTTTTCAGATATTCAATCAGCTTATCTAACGACTCTATTTTTTTATAGAATCTTTACCAATCGATTCCAGATGGGCCACAGCCTTATCGGTCAGGCCATGCCACAATAACGGCTTAAGCTTATCAAGCGTCTCGTTGCGGATTTTACGTCCTTTCAATGCCAAGCTCAATTGTTCTTTGCATTTCTTTTCCAAATGATACCAATCAAGGATGATCCCAATATTCTTATACCAGCTGAACCCCTTGAAAATTGAACTATTCAAGGTTTTATGACCGTCGGTGAAAAACTGAATACGGTTACCAATCAAGCCATTGTGAATTTTTCAATTGTATCTTCTTTCACGCCAGTGTAAATTGGCATTATATCAAGACGATCGAGAATAGTAGTTTCCAACATCCCTCTTCACATTATTCAAAGGAGGAATGTATTATGAAAAGATTTTTTTTCTTTTTTATTATAGCTGGAATGATAATTCTGAATGTTTTTCTGTTGCTTTATGGATACTATCTGCTTTCTCTTGCATTACAGTGCATTTCTGTGGGGGGATTGTTTTTTATTTATAAAGCAACAAAAAACAAACATATTGAAAATTTGGTATTAGTGTACTTGAAAAAGCACAATGGAGCTACGAAAAACGAGCTTATTGCTCATATAAATAAAAAAATCGGGGAAAAGCCCAACGTCAATTTATCACTAGTTATCGATAAAATCATAGAAAATCTCAAGATAAAAGACTTGGTTTTTATAGAAAAAGGTATTGGCTCAAACATTGGATTTTGCATTATACCTAAAGAAAACGGGCCAGACAGACGCCGTCACATGTGACGGCATGTCCACAAAACTTGAAGTCTGCTTTAAGCAAACGCCTTGATGGATGATATTATAGTTCCGGTCACATGACTTGATATTTTAGGTAAAATCGTGTAGTATAATCGCGTCCGAAGTTTATCCAAAGGTAGCACGACTATGTCGATTCTCAATTTTGTTCATCAAGAGCAGCATCATCCCGCCAAAAAACATCTTCAACATCACGAGTTTTCCTTATTAACCCAGCGCAGGTTTTGGCGGTAACCTTGCCAAACGCACTTTCAAGCTGCTGAATTAAATTATTCATTGTAAAATCACAATTACGGGCAATTTCATTTTTTACAATACCCCAACATGTCTCTATTGGTTGCAACTCAGGATGATAGGGTGGTGTTCTCAGGACCTCATGCCCCTGTTTATTAGCAATCTCGTCCAATGCATATGTCGGTTGCGGCCCAACTCTTGTCAAAATATCAACCAATTCAGCCTTTAAGCAATCTTCCTTCACGGGAAAATTGTTTTTCTCCAACCAGGATCGAATTTTTTCCTTTTTACATGAAGGGGTCGGTGCAGAGACTGGTGACAAGACATTATGATAAGCAGCATTATCCATGATTATCAGTGAGCGAGCAGGAATATTTGGAAGCAATTTTTCTTCAAACCACTTTTTGAACATCGTTTGATTCATCTGCCCATGGTAGTCTCCAGTTTTTCGAGTGCTTTTGAAAGTCACCTTGGCGCCGGGAACCCAACCGTCTTTAGTGATTGCATTTATTATTATCAAGCGCTCGCCCTTTCCGGTAGGTTTTTGAATCCATGGCCCATCATCGTCGCAGTACCACACAAAATCCTTACTGTGATTTTTGTTCACATAGGACTCGTCCAAATAAACTTCAGGGCGAATCGTCCCTTTGCCCTTTCGATTTGTTTTTTTTCTCCTGAGGTAGCGTTGCCTGGCTACCACAACATGGTCCTTTTCTTTAAACCGCTGAGTTCGTATCCCTTTACCGAATGTAAATCCCCAACGATCAAGTGCCCGGCCTAATGTTCGGATGCTAAATTCCTGTTCAGGCGCAACTTCTTCTAAGTACTGCCACAGCGTTTCAAGTGTCATATAGGCGCCTTCTTTATTGGCATTGCGTATGTATTTTCGAACAATTGTCAGTGCCGAATCGGAAAGTGCCCGCTCTGGTCGTCCTCTATATACAATTGATTCTTCATCAAAATTTACACCACGGCTGTAATCTGCCATAGTCCTTCTCACCGTCGACAAACCAAATCCAAGCGCGTTTGACACCCTCTGTACACTTAACTCTTCCTGCTCCTCAAGGTCATCTATAGTGCGGTCAAAGTATTCTTTTAGAGCTACTATTGCTTTTTTCTCTTCCGGTGTAAGCGCTTTGCCTTGGGCCATGGCCCTGCTCCTTATTTTAGGTAAACTTCGGAGTGATTATACTATACAAAATCAATAAAAATATCAAGTCATTTGACCGGAACTATAGGGCGATCAGGCCCCATTCAGTTTCTTTTTCTTAAAAGCTTCAAAATCAAGGGGAATGCTAGGCGGCAATTGTGGTAATCCCAGATTACTTTCGGAATCAGCAGGCATGACACTGTCATTGTCCTGTCCTGCCAGAGCACGCCGAAATTCTTTAAATTCGGAAGACATATCAGTGACAACCGAGGTCAATTGATTTAAAGACGCCAGTATCTGACCGGAGAGTCCATTATTGTCCCCTTCAGAAACCGGCGGCTGTGCGGACGGTGGGCGGGTAACGCTTTGAACTTTCGCCGGCGCTTTTTCCGATTTTCTTTTTTTTCTTTGAGGAAGTTTAAGAGGTGTCCCTGCAACTTCCATGTACTTTTCCCAGAAATTCTCAAACGTAGTGCCACTGTTACCGGCACCTGGATTGTCGAACAAAAATCCGGCCAGTTGCTCAATACCGGCAGCGGCACGGCTCGAAGGGTACAACAAAGTAAACGGGCGCTGCCGGATCACTGCTGCGGACACAGCTTCATCAGCAGGAAGGCAGCCTGCATAGGAAATTTCAATGGGTATATATTTTTTCACCGTTTCATTAAATTTGTCGAATACCGCCTTACCAAAACGTTCGTTTTTCGCCTTGTTCATGACCACTTTTACCGGGTCGCGGTATCCGTTCAGGGAAAGCACTTTCAACATCGCGTAACCGTCGGTCAGCGACGTAGGTTCGGATGTCACCACCAGGAGTACCTCCTGGGAGGCCATGCAAAAGGAAAGTACATCCCTGGAAATGCCGGCCGACGTATCGAAAAACAGGACATCATACCCCTCCAGACAGGAGAAAGACTCGATCAGTTGAGAGACGTCCCGGGGTGTCATGGCTGCCAGCTTTTCCACGCCGGTTCCGCCGGGAATGATATCCACACCGCAGGTATCATGAATCATGATATCCGAAATGCGTTTTTCCCCACTCACTACCGCCTCAAGGGTATGCTCCGGCTGGATTCCCATTAGGATATTGATGTTGGCCAACCCGAGATCTGCATCAAAAATGCAGGGCCGTAATCCCTGCCTGGCAAACTGAACGGCCAGGTTCACGCAGATATTGGTCTTGCCGACACCACCTTTTCCGCTGGTAACGGTGATTACCCGTTTCATGCATTTATTCCTTTTTTATAGTACCGGCGACGCAAATAGTTCCGGCGTTCCCTCTTTGTCGATACATCTGAATTGAACGCTGGAGCAACCGTAAGTTTTACAAATTGTATGAAAATTTTCTTCAATAAATTCCATGAACCAGATTTCTTCCTGGGGGATCCCTTTTCCTTCGCCTGCCGGTTGCATCTGCGCCTTGTAGGCCTGGTACAACGATTTGACCTTGCTATGCTGATCTTTCAGCTGATCAATGACCACTGAGGCACCCTCGGAGTTTCTCTGCCCGGACAAAAATCGGTTAACGGGTCTTGGCAGCACCTCTCCGTATAACAGGGCGTAAAGTTGTTCGAATTTTTCATCGGTGATCAGCACGCAGGTCATCTGAATCTTTGGATGGCTGGACCGAAGGTCCTGCATACTCCAGACCTTGGCTGGATTGGACACCCCGAGGGTCAGGTTGTCTCCGTTCCGGAAAAGGGGGAGAATCTGATGTTCGCAGGCATAACGCTGACCGATGATATGACGCAGTTCACTTTTTTGTTTTTCATAGTAAATATATCCGTCAAGTTTTTGAAACGGGGTATTGTACTGAATGGAAAGGGCAAAATAAAGCTGGTCCAATGTCACACTTTTGTTTTCCAGCAGTATTTTACCAAGGGTCTTTTGGCCGGGGGACTGGAATCTAAGGGCCTTTTCAAGATCCGCCTCCTGGATCATGCCCTGCTGCAATAGGATCTGTCCTAATTTGAGATCCGGACTGAACCTTCGGAAAGCGTGATTCAATTCGGACAGGGTAACCCGGTTCTGTTCATACAAAATTTCACATGTTGATTTTTTGTAATGCTTGAGTTTAACCGCAGATTCCAGATCTTCTTCCTGGATCAACCGGTGCTTGACGGCCTGTTTAATAAGAAAAAGGGTATCCAACTGTTCAGAAAGCAATTTTTTTCGATCTGTATTTGAAAGCATCCCTTTTGTGAATAAAAATCGGCTCAACGGTTGATTGCGCTGCTCGACCTGCTGTTGGCATTCCTCCAGCTGCTCCTGGGCGATCACCCCCCTTTCCACAGCCTTTTTTCCGATTTGCATCAGCATTTCCGGAAGGGACAGAAGCCTCATCAATTGCTCCTGGGTCATTTTATTTTGCTCCAACAGGATAAAGCCCAATTGTTTTTTAGACTGCTCAAGATGAGTCTTCCGGCTGTCCCGGGCTTCGGCCATCTCCTGGTAGGATACGAACCCTTCGTCTATCAAGACCTCCTCGATTTTAAGGAGAACCGTTTTGTCTTCCATTTTTTATGGCCTTTCTACCGAAAAATAAAGAATACCGGACTTGGTCATTCACCCGTCTCCGCTTCATCCTGCCTGCGGGCCGCTTCAACCAGAATATGCATGAGAGAACGATTGATTTCAATGCGTTTTTCGGGGTCTGCGTGAGTGATTTGAATGGCCGAATCTTTCCAGTTCAGGATGTCATAGGCCGCATCCTCACCTCTCCTGTCCCCGGTTGCAGCCGCAATCAGACGCCCTTTCCGGAAAAACAAAAATCCGACGTTTTCGGCCGATTTTACCTGAATAGTGCATGTTTTTTCTTCCATTTCGATCATTTGAAGAAATGCCGTTGTGCTGAATCCTTCGATCTCCCCTTTTGGATCGGATCGCAAGCTGGTCAGGATCGTCGCTAAAACAGACGGCATGTCCAATGGTTTTTCAAAAACAGCATCCAGCGTGATATCCGGTATTGAATCCTGGAATTCAAACCCCGGATTCCAGGTCATCAAAAACAGGCTCATATTGGGTTCTCGTCTGTGAATGGCTCTTAGCAGCTGGATGCCGTCCATATCCGGTATATTCAAGTCTGCTGCGATGGCATGTATTTTTATGAATTTTACAAGTTCCAGCGCAATTTTGCCGTTTTCAGCAGTGAGCACGTCGTAATGTCCCGTGGCATTCACTGCAGTAGCAAACACACTTAATACTTCCGGATCATCATCAACAATGAGTATTTTATGGCTATGGGACGTTCCAGCATCGGGGGTTTTGGCCCAGTGGCGATTTTTTTGGTATTGTTCGACGCCTTCCTGCAACACTTTTTCAAGCACATGGGGCTTGCAGGGTTTTATTAAAAATTTAAAAACTTTTCCACCGTTCAGTGCCTTGAGTGAAACATCTAATCTGCCGCGTCCGGTAAGCATGACAATTGCGCTGTCCGGGTCTATCTTTTTTGCCTCTTCTACAAACTGAAATCCGTTCATGCCACTCATGTGCAGACCGGTGATGATGACGGCGTAGGGTCCTTTACCTGCTACAGCGTTAAGGCCCTCCTGGCCGCCTTGGGCAATATCAATATCAAATACGTTATTCAGGCGTCGTTGTGTGACCTCCATTAAAGCGAGATCTTCGTCGACGAATAAAATTTTATCCATCTTATCGTTAAATTCCGTAAAAATTGATTCCGGCACCATAAGTTCAATTCATTGAACCCCAGAGGCGGTAGTCTAAAAATGCATAACCAAATATTGTGTATTCTATATCATTCCGTAAAAAATAGAAAAATGCTTTTTGTTATAAAAATTTTTCTTTATAAATGATCTGAATAAAGTTAATTAAGGAACGCGTCCGAAATAATTTAACCTGGGAGCGCGGGCGTCCCTCCCGCCCGCATCTTTATTGCAGGCGGGACGCCCGCGCTTCCGGATATAGCAAAAAGGGTAAGTTATTTAAAACCCATTCCTAAATTTATGGATGAACCCAAATCTAATTTTGATAATGCTGAATTTTTAAATCATTTTCGATTAAACACCGATCCGTTCTCATCCGGCCGGGAGGATCTTAAATTTTTCCATAGCTTTAATCTTAATGTTAATCAACCATTAACTGCTGAGCAGACCATTGTCTATATCCAATTTGTATTAAATGCTGCCGGCGCAAACCATCAAATTATTATCGAAGAAAAAACCCATCAGGAAGTGTTTCGTTTGTCCACGGGCAGGGTTGAACAAATCAGGACAATTATGGATCGGGCGCTTCATAATGCATTTAAAGACCGCACAAGAACCATCACTAAAAAATATATTAAAGATGCATTTATCGATGTACCCAAAAGGTGGAAAACGGTATTAAAATCGTTAACGTCCAACTCAGTCATAACCAAAATAATCATCGCTGCCGTATTGTTCGGCTTAATCGGTACAGCCGTGGTCTTTTGGAGCGGCAAAGGAGAAAAAACGCCAATTCTTGAGCCGGAACCAGAACCAATACCACCCGTCACCACGAAAGAAAAGATACAGGCCCCGGAGCCCTCTCCTGCCGTTATGCCGGAACCGCTCCCCACCTTGCATAATACAGACGAAAAACCGATTCAATCGACAAATGATAAGCTGATCGAATTTTTAACGGCATATAACCTTGAAAAATATGAACCGCTTTTTTTAACGGCAATCTTCTCAGAAAATTTTGACGACATTACCGATAGAATTTACAACGAAACAGGAATGATGCTGATTCATTCCACCTCATTCCCTGCGATTGTCGGAAAAAAATATCACATTTATGAAAAAATTCTATTGAACCCTGTACACATCCGCTTCTTTTTATTCTGGAAACCCACCCTGATGATATCAAACTATGGAAACGGCATTAAAGGCCCTAAAATCCGACAACTTCAGACCATGTTACAAAAAATTGATTTATACCATGATGAAATTGACGGCATTGTAGACACCAAACTGACCCGGTCGCTCATCAGATTCCAACGCCGGAACCAGCTTGAACAAACCGAATTTCCCGATATAACCACTCTGTTTTTTCTGACAATCCTGTCAGAATAGTCCCTGATATTGCCGATTTTCCGGAAACCCTTGTCCCATAATCAAATACGGAAAATTTATTCCAAATTCCGGCATATTATGGCATATTGAAGATGTGCAAACTTATGTCAATAGAATACGCCACGGAAACATAAATGCAGTTATTTTTTTAGCAGGTGTAAAGTGAATTTTCAGGGAGACTTTGAAGGCCTGGCGCTGGCAAGTATCTTTCAATTATTATGCAATGACGAAAGAACCGGGATGTTGACAGTTACCGGCAATGACGTTACAAGCCGGGTTTTTTTCAATAACGGCACCATCGTTTATGCCACAGCATCTCTTAAAGAAGCGCGACTGGGTTTTTTATTGAGAACCAATGGCGTAATTTCCGAACAACAGTTGAAAAAATGCCTCGACCTTGCCAAGGAAAGTAAAACCCATCTGGGCAAAATTTTGGTTGACAAGGGATATATCTCATCTGAAACATTAAAAAAATACAATATCCGCCAAGTAGAAACCATCCTTTACAATCTTTTTTTCTGCGAAAAAGGAAAATTTGACTACAAGGATGAAAAATTAAACCTTAAGGGAATGATTGTTACCCAACTCAATCCCATGAAATTGATACTTGAGGCGTCCAGGCGGATTGATGAGCTATCCGTACTGAAAAAATGTATCCCTTCGGACAAGATGGTTTACAAAATGTCGGGAACTGTCCCGAACAAAAATGAAATAAAACTCAATGCAAATGAATGGTGTGTTCTTTCGCTTGTGGATGGCACGCGGACAGTTCGCCAGATAATTAACCAGAGCGGATATGATGATTTTGCCGTATACAAGATTTTGTTCTCCGTGATTTCGTCCGGAATGATTGTGGAAAAAGAGGAAGTCTCACTGAACGGCGAAGGAGATGAAGAGGATTATTCTGCTATTATCACAGTATACGGCGACCTTATTTCAGTTATCCTTAAAACCCTGACCGGCGAACTGGGGGACCATACCAGTGCCGTCTTTGAAGATGCCAAACAAGACCTTCCCGAACAATCCCAGCAGATTCTTAAAACCTATTCCCCTTACAATGACAAAAGACCCAACTTAACGCAGATTTCAAATGCCATGGTTCACGTGTCCCCTGCTGAAGATAGAAGGAAAATTTTAATAACCGGATTCAATGAATACTGCCACCGCATATTAAAAAATATGGGCAATATACTCGGCACAGAGACCTTGCTCAACGTCGTCGCTGATCTTGAAAAAATGTTGAGTTATGTCGAAAAATACCAGACCAGTTCTGTTGAGAAAGATAAAATCGTCAATGATTTCAGGACCATTATTATGGAGATCAAAACCGAATTTAAACCGAAAAGCAAAGGCGGTATTTTTTCATTTTTTTCCTGATTTATGAATTGGCTATCTTTGCTCCCCCATATGCCAGAAATCCGAGCCCGGCTGTTCTGGACATGGATCTCAGAATATTCAGATTTTCCGAATCCAGGTAACTTTCCAAAAACACCAGATAATCAGAAATAAACAACAAAGATACCGTCACCAGTATCAGATTGATCACCTTACCGATCTTGCCGCCGGAATATTTCATCCGTGCCTTGTTGAATACAAAAATGATGATGAGGTAAATGGCCAGAGTAAAAACCAGAATAATGGTTTCAGCGGTCATGGGTGACTCCTTTATTTCAGATAAAATCGATATCTTTTAATACTTTTTTAACCTGGTTTGCCAGCATAAGACTA comes from uncultured Desulfobacter sp. and encodes:
- a CDS encoding response regulator — encoded protein: MDKILFVDEDLALMEVTQRRLNNVFDIDIAQGGQEGLNAVAGKGPYAVIITGLHMSGMNGFQFVEEAKKIDPDSAIVMLTGRGRLDVSLKALNGGKVFKFLIKPCKPHVLEKVLQEGVEQYQKNRHWAKTPDAGTSHSHKILIVDDDPEVLSVFATAVNATGHYDVLTAENGKIALELVKFIKIHAIAADLNIPDMDGIQLLRAIHRREPNMSLFLMTWNPGFEFQDSIPDITLDAVFEKPLDMPSVLATILTSLRSDPKGEIEGFSTTAFLQMIEMEEKTCTIQVKSAENVGFLFFRKGRLIAAATGDRRGEDAAYDILNWKDSAIQITHADPEKRIEINRSLMHILVEAARRQDEAETGE
- a CDS encoding MinD/ParA family protein, which gives rise to MKRVITVTSGKGGVGKTNICVNLAVQFARQGLRPCIFDADLGLANINILMGIQPEHTLEAVVSGEKRISDIMIHDTCGVDIIPGGTGVEKLAAMTPRDVSQLIESFSCLEGYDVLFFDTSAGISRDVLSFCMASQEVLLVVTSEPTSLTDGYAMLKVLSLNGYRDPVKVVMNKAKNERFGKAVFDKFNETVKKYIPIEISYAGCLPADEAVSAAVIRQRPFTLLYPSSRAAAGIEQLAGFLFDNPGAGNSGTTFENFWEKYMEVAGTPLKLPQRKKRKSEKAPAKVQSVTRPPSAQPPVSEGDNNGLSGQILASLNQLTSVVTDMSSEFKEFRRALAGQDNDSVMPADSESNLGLPQLPPSIPLDFEAFKKKKLNGA
- a CDS encoding transposase, translating into MAQGKALTPEEKKAIVALKEYFDRTIDDLEEQEELSVQRVSNALGFGLSTVRRTMADYSRGVNFDEESIVYRGRPERALSDSALTIVRKYIRNANKEGAYMTLETLWQYLEEVAPEQEFSIRTLGRALDRWGFTFGKGIRTQRFKEKDHVVVARQRYLRRKKTNRKGKGTIRPEVYLDESYVNKNHSKDFVWYCDDDGPWIQKPTGKGERLIIINAITKDGWVPGAKVTFKSTRKTGDYHGQMNQTMFKKWFEEKLLPNIPARSLIIMDNAAYHNVLSPVSAPTPSCKKEKIRSWLEKNNFPVKEDCLKAELVDILTRVGPQPTYALDEIANKQGHEVLRTPPYHPELQPIETCWGIVKNEIARNCDFTMNNLIQQLESAFGKVTAKTCAGLIRKTRDVEDVFWRDDAALDEQN
- a CDS encoding peptidoglycan-binding domain-containing protein produces the protein MDEPKSNFDNAEFLNHFRLNTDPFSSGREDLKFFHSFNLNVNQPLTAEQTIVYIQFVLNAAGANHQIIIEEKTHQEVFRLSTGRVEQIRTIMDRALHNAFKDRTRTITKKYIKDAFIDVPKRWKTVLKSLTSNSVITKIIIAAVLFGLIGTAVVFWSGKGEKTPILEPEPEPIPPVTTKEKIQAPEPSPAVMPEPLPTLHNTDEKPIQSTNDKLIEFLTAYNLEKYEPLFLTAIFSENFDDITDRIYNETGMMLIHSTSFPAIVGKKYHIYEKILLNPVHIRFFLFWKPTLMISNYGNGIKGPKIRQLQTMLQKIDLYHDEIDGIVDTKLTRSLIRFQRRNQLEQTEFPDITTLFFLTILSE
- a CDS encoding DUF4388 domain-containing protein, with the protein product MNFQGDFEGLALASIFQLLCNDERTGMLTVTGNDVTSRVFFNNGTIVYATASLKEARLGFLLRTNGVISEQQLKKCLDLAKESKTHLGKILVDKGYISSETLKKYNIRQVETILYNLFFCEKGKFDYKDEKLNLKGMIVTQLNPMKLILEASRRIDELSVLKKCIPSDKMVYKMSGTVPNKNEIKLNANEWCVLSLVDGTRTVRQIINQSGYDDFAVYKILFSVISSGMIVEKEEVSLNGEGDEEDYSAIITVYGDLISVILKTLTGELGDHTSAVFEDAKQDLPEQSQQILKTYSPYNDKRPNLTQISNAMVHVSPAEDRRKILITGFNEYCHRILKNMGNILGTETLLNVVADLEKMLSYVEKYQTSSVEKDKIVNDFRTIIMEIKTEFKPKSKGGIFSFFS